One window of the Klebsiella sp. WP3-W18-ESBL-02 genome contains the following:
- a CDS encoding MBL fold metallo-hydrolase, whose amino-acid sequence MNITQIRNATQLIHYAGKRFLIDPMLAAKDTYPGFPGTARADIRIPMVELPLPIGEIIDVDAVIVTHTHLDHWDDAAAAALPGSIPIYVQNAHDEALLRAKGFSEVRLLSADSHFGHIRLLKTDGQHGSDAAYAIPELAERLGEACGVVFQHPEEKTLYLVGDTIWIDAIAENMRHYQPEVLVMNTGWAHVLGFGPIIFGNEDLLKAHALLPQAQIVATHMGAINHCLVTREALLEYARDNQIEDFVCAPADGDTVTY is encoded by the coding sequence ATGAACATTACCCAAATCCGCAACGCCACCCAGTTGATTCACTACGCGGGTAAACGCTTTCTGATTGACCCGATGCTGGCGGCCAAAGACACCTACCCGGGCTTTCCCGGCACGGCCCGCGCCGATATTCGTATCCCGATGGTGGAACTGCCTCTGCCGATCGGCGAGATTATCGACGTGGATGCGGTGATTGTGACGCATACTCATCTCGATCATTGGGATGACGCGGCCGCCGCTGCTCTTCCAGGGTCGATACCGATTTATGTGCAGAATGCCCATGATGAAGCGCTTCTGCGCGCTAAGGGCTTTAGCGAAGTGCGCCTCCTTTCAGCTGACAGTCATTTTGGCCACATCCGTTTGCTCAAAACCGACGGGCAGCATGGATCAGACGCCGCCTACGCGATACCTGAACTGGCAGAACGACTTGGCGAAGCCTGCGGCGTAGTATTTCAGCATCCGGAAGAAAAAACGCTCTATCTGGTTGGCGACACAATCTGGATCGACGCCATTGCTGAAAATATGCGCCACTATCAGCCGGAAGTGCTGGTGATGAATACCGGATGGGCACACGTGCTGGGATTTGGCCCGATTATTTTTGGCAATGAAGATCTGCTAAAAGCACATGCACTATTGCCGCAGGCGCAGATCGTTGCCACCCATATGGGGGCGATTAACCATTGTCTGGTGACGCGAGAAGCGCTGCTGGAATATGCTCGAGATAACCAGATAGAGGATTTCGTCTGTGCCCCAGCAGATGGTGACACTGTCACGTATTAA
- a CDS encoding GlxA family transcriptional regulator: MTPTSVAIVASEGFSTFHFSVPLILFGDSASSETHFRRIICAETPGMVWSKEGTAVLATADFTALTQSDIVIVPFWRDVNEKPSTALLAALKTARANGATVVGLCLGTFVLAYAGLLDHRRAATHWEYEPDFSRLFPQVTLDVNVLYTDDDGLITSAGTAAALDCCLYVIRQRLGASVANQIARRMVTPPHREGGQAQFIEPTVPLRTDDTRINQLLLFLQNNLGQTLNIDSLAERAAMSRRTLTRHFQKATGMSIGEWITAERLRRSQSLLESSQLSIEQVAERAGFQSSITFRQTFRERMGVSPGEWRKTFRG, from the coding sequence ATGACCCCCACCTCCGTTGCGATTGTGGCCAGTGAAGGGTTCAGCACCTTTCATTTTTCGGTACCGCTAATTTTGTTTGGCGACAGCGCCAGCAGCGAAACGCATTTTCGCCGTATCATATGCGCTGAAACGCCTGGGATGGTCTGGTCTAAGGAAGGTACAGCGGTATTGGCCACGGCAGATTTTACCGCGCTGACACAAAGCGATATTGTCATCGTGCCCTTCTGGCGAGACGTGAACGAGAAACCGTCGACCGCATTGTTGGCCGCGTTGAAAACCGCACGTGCTAACGGTGCGACAGTGGTCGGTCTGTGCCTGGGAACATTTGTTCTGGCCTATGCCGGGTTACTCGACCACCGTCGAGCCGCGACGCATTGGGAATATGAGCCTGACTTTTCACGGCTTTTCCCTCAGGTAACGCTCGATGTCAACGTTCTGTATACCGACGACGATGGTCTGATTACCTCGGCTGGCACCGCCGCCGCGCTGGACTGCTGCCTGTATGTGATTCGTCAGCGTCTTGGTGCGAGCGTCGCAAACCAGATAGCCCGGCGTATGGTCACGCCGCCACACCGTGAAGGCGGCCAGGCCCAGTTTATTGAACCTACGGTACCACTGCGAACTGACGATACGCGGATTAACCAGCTTCTTCTTTTCCTGCAAAATAACCTCGGTCAGACACTTAACATCGACTCACTGGCCGAGCGAGCGGCGATGAGCCGCCGTACGCTAACCCGCCATTTTCAGAAAGCTACCGGTATGTCGATTGGTGAATGGATCACCGCTGAGCGGTTAAGACGGAGTCAGAGCCTGCTGGAGAGCAGCCAGCTTTCCATTGAGCAGGTCGCGGAGCGCGCAGGCTTTCAGTCATCTATTACGTTTCGCCAGACCTTTCGTGAAAGAATGGGCGTCAGCCCGGGGGAATGGCGTAAAACCTTTCGCGGATAA
- a CDS encoding GNAT family N-acetyltransferase, with the protein MTVIIRAIQAEDKAQWLALWQGYNTFYGATLADDVTENTWQRMLNPQSPVFGRVAVVEGRVTGFALCVLHEGTWVTQPICYLEDLFVDPSFRGLGIARQLMHFVLNEAKEQKWSRFYWHTRIHNPARKLYDEFISADDYVRYCVRL; encoded by the coding sequence GTGACCGTAATCATTCGTGCCATACAGGCTGAAGATAAAGCGCAGTGGTTGGCGCTATGGCAGGGTTACAACACTTTTTATGGCGCGACACTGGCCGACGATGTCACGGAAAACACGTGGCAGCGAATGCTCAATCCGCAATCGCCTGTTTTTGGCCGAGTGGCGGTGGTAGAAGGGCGCGTGACCGGTTTTGCCCTGTGCGTATTACACGAAGGCACGTGGGTGACCCAACCCATCTGTTATCTGGAAGACCTGTTCGTGGACCCGTCATTTCGTGGCCTGGGCATTGCCCGGCAACTCATGCATTTCGTGCTAAATGAAGCCAAAGAACAGAAATGGTCGCGTTTCTACTGGCATACGCGTATTCATAATCCTGCCCGTAAGCTTTATGATGAATTCATCTCCGCAGATGATTACGTACGTTATTGTGTTAGGCTGTAA
- a CDS encoding bestrophin family protein: MIVRPHQHWLARIFVWHGSVLPKIFSRLLLNFLLSIVVILILPWYSSLGVKLTVAPFSILGVAIAIFLGFRNNACYSRYVEARQLWGQLMIASRSLLREVKNTLHDDPHLNEFVGLQIAFAHCLRLTLRRQPTRAVLAKYLSESHLHEVMTAQSPANRILLIMGEWLAQRRRAGQLSDILYHSLNIRLNDMSIVLAGCERIANTPVPFAYSLILHRTVYLFCIMLPFALVVDLHYMTPFVSVLISYTFISLDTLAEELEEPFGMENNDLPLDAICNAIEIDLLQMNDEPQIPERLTVDKHYQLS; this comes from the coding sequence ATGATCGTTCGTCCTCACCAGCACTGGCTGGCCCGTATCTTTGTCTGGCACGGTTCCGTGCTGCCGAAAATCTTTTCGCGGTTGCTGCTTAACTTCCTGCTATCGATAGTCGTGATCCTGATTTTGCCCTGGTATTCTTCGCTGGGGGTGAAGCTGACGGTCGCCCCGTTCAGTATTCTCGGCGTGGCCATTGCCATATTCCTGGGGTTTCGCAATAACGCCTGTTATTCCCGCTACGTTGAAGCCCGTCAGCTTTGGGGACAACTGATGATTGCCTCACGCTCTTTGCTGCGTGAGGTAAAAAACACGCTGCACGACGATCCGCATCTGAATGAATTTGTGGGTCTGCAGATTGCGTTTGCCCACTGTCTGCGTCTGACGCTACGCCGCCAGCCTACGCGTGCGGTGCTGGCGAAGTATCTTTCCGAATCGCATCTTCATGAGGTGATGACCGCCCAGTCGCCGGCAAATCGTATTTTGCTGATTATGGGGGAGTGGCTGGCTCAGAGGCGTCGGGCAGGGCAACTGTCGGATATTCTGTACCATAGTCTGAACATTCGCCTCAACGATATGTCCATCGTGCTGGCCGGCTGTGAACGTATTGCCAATACGCCGGTGCCTTTTGCCTATTCCCTGATTTTACATCGCACCGTGTACCTGTTCTGCATCATGCTGCCGTTCGCGCTGGTTGTTGACTTACACTATATGACGCCATTTGTCTCGGTGCTGATTTCGTACACCTTTATTTCTCTGGATACGCTGGCGGAAGAGCTTGAAGAACCCTTCGGTATGGAAAATAATGACTTACCGTTGGATGCTATCTGCAACGCTATCGAAATCGATCTGCTGCAAATGAACGATGAACCCCAGATACCTGAGCGCCTTACCGTCGATAAGCATTACCAGCTCAGCTAA
- a CDS encoding tagaturonate reductase: MKTLNRHDFPGAQYPERIIQFGEGNFLRAFVDWQIDLLNEHTDLNSGVVIVRPIASDFPPSLSTQDGLYTTIIRGLNEKGEAVSDARLIRSVNREISAYNDYAEFLKLAHNPDMRFVFSNTTEAGISYHAGDKFDDAPAVSYPAKLTRLLFERFSHFNGAADKGWVIIPCELIDYNGEALHELVVRYAQEWALPAEFMTWLNESNAFCSTLVDRIVTGYPRDEAAKLEAELGYKDGFLDTAEHFYLFVIQGPKSLASELCLDKLALNVLIVDDIKPYKERKVAILNGAHTALVPVAYQAGIDTVGEAMNDAEICAFVEKAIYQEIIPVLDLPKDELESFASAVTGRFRNPYIKHQLLSIALNGMTKFRTRILPQLLAGQKASGKLPARLTFALAALIAFYRAERNGEAYPVQDDAHWIESYQQLWAQHRDHQITTRDLVSAVLSVSEHWEQDLTQVSGLVEQVTTDLDAILTQGMRKAVQPLC; the protein is encoded by the coding sequence GTGAAAACACTGAACCGCCATGATTTCCCCGGTGCCCAATACCCTGAACGTATTATCCAGTTTGGCGAAGGAAACTTCCTGCGCGCGTTTGTCGACTGGCAGATTGACCTGCTGAACGAACACACTGACCTGAATTCAGGCGTGGTTATCGTTCGCCCGATTGCCAGCGACTTCCCGCCTTCTCTGAGTACTCAGGACGGCCTGTACACCACAATTATTCGTGGTCTGAATGAAAAGGGTGAGGCGGTCAGCGATGCTCGCCTGATCCGTTCGGTGAACCGTGAAATCAGCGCTTATAACGATTACGCAGAATTCCTTAAGCTGGCTCACAACCCGGACATGCGTTTTGTGTTTTCCAATACCACCGAAGCGGGCATCAGCTATCACGCGGGCGACAAGTTTGATGACGCCCCGGCGGTAAGTTATCCGGCGAAACTGACGCGCCTGCTGTTCGAACGCTTCAGCCATTTCAACGGCGCAGCCGATAAAGGCTGGGTGATCATTCCTTGCGAACTGATTGATTATAACGGTGAGGCGCTGCACGAGCTGGTGGTTCGCTATGCGCAGGAGTGGGCGCTGCCGGCTGAATTCATGACTTGGCTGAATGAATCAAACGCTTTCTGCTCTACGCTGGTGGACCGTATCGTCACCGGATACCCGCGTGATGAAGCGGCAAAACTGGAAGCGGAGCTGGGTTACAAAGACGGCTTCCTCGATACCGCTGAGCACTTCTATCTGTTTGTGATTCAGGGGCCAAAATCCCTCGCCAGCGAACTGTGTCTCGACAAGCTTGCACTTAACGTACTGATTGTTGACGATATTAAACCGTATAAAGAGCGTAAAGTCGCGATTCTGAACGGTGCACATACCGCGCTAGTGCCGGTGGCCTATCAGGCCGGTATCGATACCGTGGGTGAAGCCATGAATGATGCGGAAATCTGTGCATTTGTTGAAAAAGCGATTTATCAGGAAATTATTCCGGTGCTGGATCTGCCGAAAGACGAGCTGGAATCCTTTGCCAGCGCAGTTACCGGTCGTTTCCGTAACCCGTACATCAAGCATCAGCTGTTGTCTATTGCCCTGAACGGTATGACAAAATTCCGTACCCGCATTTTGCCGCAGCTGCTGGCAGGGCAGAAGGCCAGCGGTAAGCTGCCTGCACGCTTGACCTTTGCGCTGGCTGCGCTGATCGCTTTCTATCGTGCGGAACGTAACGGGGAAGCGTATCCGGTACAAGACGACGCGCACTGGATCGAGAGTTATCAGCAGCTATGGGCGCAGCATCGTGACCACCAGATTACTACCCGCGATCTGGTCAGCGCGGTACTTTCCGTGAGCGAACATTGGGAACAAGATCTTACACAGGTTTCCGGATTGGTCGAACAGGTGACAACCGATCTTGACGCGATTCTGACTCAGGGAATGCGTAAAGCCGTGCAACCGCTCTGCTAA
- a CDS encoding GNAT family N-acetyltransferase, whose product MNSTYSLHIFSESDILSHLDALSGVLTNCVNGGASVSFMLPFSPETAQQFWQRTAGSVARDERVVLVAKDVDQHIVGTVQLIVDQPENQPHRADVAKLLVHERARRGGIARALMQRLEAVAVDRHKSVLVLDTATGSGAESFYQRCGWQKVGEIPRYACMPDGALTATSIFYKFL is encoded by the coding sequence ATGAATTCAACGTACTCGCTTCATATCTTTTCTGAATCCGATATCCTTTCACATCTTGATGCGTTGTCCGGTGTGCTGACAAACTGCGTTAACGGCGGCGCATCCGTCAGCTTTATGCTGCCGTTCAGCCCGGAAACCGCACAGCAGTTCTGGCAGCGGACTGCCGGTAGCGTGGCGCGAGATGAGCGTGTCGTGCTGGTCGCTAAAGATGTCGACCAGCATATCGTTGGGACCGTGCAGCTGATTGTTGACCAGCCGGAAAACCAGCCGCACCGTGCCGACGTCGCGAAACTGTTAGTGCATGAACGTGCTCGCCGCGGGGGGATTGCCCGTGCGCTAATGCAGCGCCTGGAAGCGGTCGCCGTTGACAGGCATAAAAGCGTGCTGGTGCTGGATACGGCGACCGGTAGCGGGGCGGAAAGTTTCTATCAGCGCTGCGGCTGGCAAAAGGTGGGGGAAATTCCGCGCTATGCCTGTATGCCGGACGGTGCGTTGACGGCGACGTCGATTTTTTACAAATTTTTATAG
- a CDS encoding sensor domain-containing diguanylate cyclase, protein MYLMRMLGTFLCFLPILSVLSEHHRPVYLQVLLAINAFIWPTVAYLRAIRAPIPRLVEQQNLLLDAGVGGFWIAMMSLNPLPSVTIATILLTDRLSAGGVTLMRKAAFMLVSCFALSWVLTGMPFIGYVSQRTMLATLPLISLYVLALSLLTDGIAVRLRLKSQELERIAMLDPLLDIANRRLLEQRIAWELVRLQQHCGHSLLMFIDLDNFKEINDRYGHKVGDVMLKTVSQILQMATRATDTPARLGGDEFVILLPDTSLEEGRSIAQRIMDATSLVTERPDHSQTLTLSIGIAEALPEMLEVSDWLQAADNALYEAKRRGKNQIFAH, encoded by the coding sequence ATGTATCTGATGCGGATGCTCGGCACTTTCCTGTGTTTTCTGCCGATTCTTTCCGTCCTGTCTGAGCATCACCGGCCGGTTTATCTTCAGGTCTTGCTGGCCATTAATGCCTTTATCTGGCCGACGGTTGCCTATCTGCGCGCGATACGTGCGCCGATACCGCGTTTGGTGGAGCAGCAAAATTTGCTGCTGGATGCTGGCGTCGGTGGCTTCTGGATAGCCATGATGTCACTGAACCCGCTACCCTCGGTAACGATAGCGACCATTCTGCTCACCGACAGGCTTTCCGCCGGTGGGGTGACGCTGATGCGTAAAGCGGCATTCATGCTGGTTTCCTGCTTCGCCCTTAGCTGGGTTCTGACCGGCATGCCTTTTATTGGCTATGTTTCTCAACGCACTATGCTGGCGACGCTGCCGCTGATTTCCTTATATGTACTTGCCTTGAGCCTGCTGACTGATGGTATTGCCGTCAGGCTGCGGCTGAAGAGTCAGGAACTGGAGCGTATTGCGATGCTCGATCCGCTGCTGGATATCGCCAACCGCCGCCTTCTGGAACAGCGTATTGCGTGGGAACTGGTGCGCCTGCAACAGCACTGTGGCCACTCGCTGCTGATGTTTATCGATCTGGATAACTTTAAAGAGATCAACGATCGCTATGGGCATAAAGTGGGCGACGTCATGCTTAAAACCGTCTCACAAATTTTGCAGATGGCGACGCGTGCTACCGATACGCCCGCGCGTTTAGGCGGCGACGAGTTTGTTATCCTGCTGCCCGATACGTCGCTGGAAGAAGGGCGGTCGATAGCTCAGCGGATTATGGATGCTACATCGCTGGTCACCGAACGTCCGGACCACTCTCAAACATTGACGCTCAGTATCGGTATTGCCGAAGCGCTACCGGAGATGCTTGAAGTTTCGGACTGGTTGCAGGCGGCGGACAATGCGCTGTATGAGGCCAAACGGCGCGGTAAGAACCAGATTTTTGCCCATTAA
- a CDS encoding DUF4186 domain-containing protein produces the protein MDTLDSLFARLQRSTFRSRFRLGVKERQYCIDKGPEVIDSHAADFIANRLAPAQPINDGKQTPMRGHPVFIAQHATATCCRGCLAKWHHIPQGQVLSDEAQRYIVSVIHHWLVIQMNRQDR, from the coding sequence ATGGACACGCTTGATAGCTTATTTGCCCGGCTGCAGCGCTCAACGTTTCGCAGCCGTTTTCGCCTTGGGGTGAAAGAACGGCAGTATTGTATTGATAAAGGGCCGGAGGTGATTGATAGCCACGCGGCAGATTTTATCGCCAACCGCTTAGCACCTGCACAGCCGATCAACGACGGTAAGCAGACGCCAATGCGCGGTCATCCGGTGTTTATCGCCCAGCATGCCACGGCGACCTGCTGCCGCGGCTGTCTGGCAAAGTGGCACCATATTCCGCAAGGTCAGGTCCTCAGCGATGAGGCGCAGCGCTATATTGTCAGTGTTATTCACCATTGGCTGGTGATTCAGATGAATCGTCAGGATCGGTAG